A window of Desulfovibrio sp. UIB00 genomic DNA:
CTGGGGTTATGATTATTCTTCTGGTAAGCCCTGACGCCAATTTAAAGCACATTCATGGTAGTCATTCTGCCATAATTCCCCCTGTCAAAGTCAAACATCCATCCTTACTGCGAACCAGCGCCTATCAATTCCGCAAGGATTTTATCCCGTGCGGATACCCTTTACTTGCTTCGCCGCATCGTGGTTCTGACTCCGTAATTAATTACCAGATCAGGCTATTCCATGCCGATATAGTATGCAAAATTACTGGAGGATATTAAGTCATGGACACACATGCATCTGAAACTGCAATCTTTGAGCAATTAGAGAAGAATCTCCCACCGGTGTTTTCCCGTGAAGAAGCGGCCCGGCAGATGGGAGGACTGATGAGGGCCAAAACTCTTTCAAATCTTGATGCGGCAGGCAACGGGCCGTGGGTCAAAATACGCATCAGAAAGAAAGTATGCTATGAGCGTCGAAGTTTCCTGCAATGGCTTCGGCAGTACGTCCAGCAATAAACAGCATAGCACCTGAGGCAATTCAGCAATCGGGGCATGAAGAAATTCATGCCCCTTTTCTATTATATGCGGCAGTTGTTTTCCCGTTTGGGATTTATTCAACACGTATCACCCCGAAAGGAAAGTTTTCTATGGACAAGAGCAGATTTGTATACGCTGGTATCCCCGGGCCCGGTAGTGGCCCCTGGCAGTTTATCGAGGATACTCGGGAGTCGCGTTCACAGGCACTTGATGAAGGCTGCAAGGCGTTCACGACCACAAGCTTCAACTTTGAACCAGAGAAGGGCAAGGCTGAGCCTTTACGCTTCGGTGACCTGTGGCTGGACATCGACTGTAAAGAAGCTCCTTTCCTCGCAGTGATCGCCGCGCGGAGCTTCGTCAGGGACTTAGTCTTTGCTTATGATGGCTTTGACCCCGCCATGCTTGATTACTTCATGAGCGGTAGCAAAGGAGTCCATATTCGCATTCCAGCTGAAATGTTTGGCGGTGAAAATGGCCATCCCTTCTTGCCAAGGATACATTACAAGATGCTTAAGCGGCATTTTTCCCAAGCTTCGCACAACCAGAGGCTCGCAATGCTGGCCCTGGGGGTATCTATACCCGATGAAGTCAACGAAAAAACTATCGACGAAATTGTTGACTATAACCTGTATTCTAACGGCAAGGGACATCTGCTTCGTGCTCCCAATATCAAACGGCCAGACGGGCGTTACAAGGTGCAGGTCAGCGTAGAAGAGTTTCTTGAGCGGGATGTTGACTACCTGCTTGATCTAACGCGGGAACCAAGGGCAACTTCAATACCGTTGGTACCCCCCACTACAACTGGAATGACAGCTCTTTTTGATTACGCCCTGATGAACTGGCAATCGCTGGAACCCCGTCCATACAACCTCCAGTCTCTTTCAGCGTGCCAGTTTATGCATCACTGTCACGAAAATGCTGCAAAACTCAGCGAGCCTGAATGGTTTATGATGCTGCGTGTGTTGGCTCCTCTGGGTGAAAAAGGCCTTGAACTGGCGCAGGAATACAGCCGCCCTTACCCAGGATACTCGGAGCAGAATACTCGCAGCAAGTTTCTACATGCCCTGTATAAAGGCTATCCAGCCAACTGCGAGGAAATTCAGAAAATCTTCCAGTGCAATCCTCGCTGCAAGGTTCGCAGTCCACTTGAGCTGGAGCGCAAGCGTCAGAGCGATGCGGTAGTTGTGGCTGAATCGTTTAGCCTGAAAACAGATGGTCTGTACTATTCCTCTTCCCGTGGCATGCTGGAAGACGATGGTTTCAAAGTGTGCAGCCCTCTGAAAATTCTCGGCAGGATGCGCAATACGGACGGAACTGGCTGGGCAAGATTGGTGGAATTGGTAACACCTGATGGCAAGGCCAACAAACTGAATATTCCCATGAGGGACTGTGTTGGAAGGTGCGATAATGTATTAGCTTTGCTTTGCGATAATGGCCTTGAGCTGACCGGCGGAAAGATGGGGAAGTTTGTCATGGATTATCTACGCCTTGCTGCTACGGACAAGGTCTTCATCAACGTGGAGCGGCTGGGTTGGCATGGCAACCGGTATGTTCTTCCAGATGAAATTTTTGGCGAGGGCGGTAACGAAGAGATCAACTATACGCAGGAAAACGGGCTGTTCAATTGCGCTGGTGATCTTGCAGAGTGGCAGGAACACGTTGGCCGCTGTTGTTTAGGTAATACTCTGTTGATGCTGGTTACGGCATTTGCCTTAACAGGTCCGCTTCTGCGTCCCTGCGAGGTGGAAGGGGGCGGGCTGCACCTCTTCGGGCCCTCGTCGACAGGCAAAACCACTTTGGCGCTTTTGGCTGGTAGCCTTTGCGGTGGCAACGCTGACAAGGGGTATATTCGCCAGTGGAACACTACGGCGAATGCCGGAGAATATACGGCTGTACAGCATAATGATGGTCTGCTGGTGATGGACGAATCTGGCGAGGCCACCGCCGAGGCTCTGTACAAGTTGATGTACATGCTGTTCAACGGTCAAGGCAAGCAACGCATGCGGCCGGACTCTACCCAGCGCAAAGCTTATCATTGGCTGATTCAGCTTTTATCTACGGGTGAACAGACGATTGATGAAAAGATTGAAGAAACTGGAAAACTCCGGGCCATGGCTGGGCAGAGCGTCCGCGTTGTCAATCTTCCCATCGACGGTGGAAAGGGCAAAAACGCCTATTCCAGCTTGAATGGGTTTGCGAATGAGGCGGCGTTGAGCGAACACCTTAAAAAAGCAGCCAAACGTTACTATGGAACACCTTTGAGAGCCTTCCTCACGGCCTTGTGCGGTGCCAACAGTAATGAACTGGATGCGAATCTGGCTGAAATCAAAGAGGGAATTGAAAAATTTGCCAAGGGATGCTGCCCTGACGTTTCATGCGGCCAGGTCCGTCGTGTGGCAGTTAAGTTTGGCCTGATAGCCGCTGCAGGCATATTTGCCTCCAAGCATGACATTCTGCCCTGGACGCCTGAAGAATCAAGTGATGCTGTGGCAGAATGGTTTAAAGTCTGGCTTGATGAACGTGGTGGCATCGGCAATCTGGAAATCATGAAGGCGCTTGAGCGGTTTAAGGATTTCATTGCGCGTCACGGCAGGAGCCGCTTTGTTGAGGTGGACAGTCTGGGAGAGAGTATGCGCGATCTTGCGGGCTACAGGTGGGAGGACAAGGGGGAGCAGATGTTTTTCATGAACATCCCTACGTTTAACGACCTCGCCAAGGGCGTTAATAAGCACGAATTGCTAGACCACATGAAGCAGCAGGGCTGGCTCCTGATGAATGACAAAGGTAATCTTGTGACCACAAAGTGGATCAAGGGGCATAACGTTCGCGGTTATGGCTTTATTCTGTCCGCCTGGGACGGTGAAGCCGGGCGGGGTAAGTCGCTGTCCCCTGAAGCAAATGTGAACATGAGTTTTGGTGACGATTTTTAACCTGTGCGGCGCACAGAAGGGTTTGTGCGGTTTCTAGCCTGAAATAACTGTATATTGCTGGGGTTTCAGGCTCCGCACAAACGCACAGACCGCACAGCGATTTTTACCATGTTGCAAAAATGGTAATATGGGTTAGCCAAGAGCAGGATTCATCTATGCTGCGAAAAAGGTTGCAGCTAATATGGACAACGAAAAGGCCCGGCATGGTAGAGTTTATGCCGGGCCTCTCTAAGGTCACTTGCGTGCGGTAATCTTCAGATCAGAATGCAATAGGGAACCATAGCCAACTTTATGCATAAAGCTGTTCAAGTCTTGCCAATTCTTCAGCTCTGAAGCTGCTAGCCGGTGCAGTTGGATGGAGGGAGATGACGCTTCACCGCTGTGGTTGTTGTTACAGGCGTAGAGGATCTTGAACATCTGCTTTCGATTTCTCCAGTATGTACAAACTAAAAAGCGCATTTTGGGTTTGTGCGGTTGTGCGGTTGTGCGGAAGCTCAAAACACCTGAAGAACACAGGGGGTTTTGTAAAAATTCCGCACAAGGGCATTTGTGCGGCGCAGTGTCATCCTGTGCGGTGAGAACTGAGTATCGAGGTCTTAAGGCTTTCAGGGGTCTAAATTCGAGCAGGTTTTGTGCCCAGCCACAAATTCGCAGCCGGAAGGGCACGGGGCTTTTCTTGGCGCATTGAGCAGGCATCTTTGGCAATCATCGGAGTGAGCGGTCTGTATGGCCATGAACGGAGCCATGCCCTTTGTTGCTGCCCTTTGTATTCATGCTGGGGGATTCGCAGCAGATGATTCTCTGGCCTCTGGCCTGCTGTGCAAAAGGCTGCCTTAAAGGGGAAAGGCAAATCGATATGTTACTATTTTGTCAGAGGATCACCTCGGTTTCGCTGTGATTTTGAATGCCGGTGACTACGAAGCCAAGGCCTCGATGCGAACATGAAAGGGGGGTGATGAAAATTCCTTAGCACTCGGTGATACCCCTATCTATTCACTGCTGATAGATGGGGGTGTAATAATTATGGTAATAAAGAGGATATAAGTGATTTCATTAAAAAATCCTTGTGAACTACACACAGGCGAGCTTTTTGGGGTTCAATGTGTTGACGGATAATGTTGAGCTTTTCAAGCGCATCAAGCGCAGGAAAAATGTTTTCATTTTTCATGTTTTCAATGCCTTTCGCTACATCGGTGGAGGTAAAGAAAGAATGTCTATGACGAGTGATCCAGTCAATTATTTTTTGCGCATCGTAGTATGCACTCAACCCACTGGGAGAGAATGCGTATTCAGCATGCGTGTTGAGTTGTCGGACTATTTTATCTGCCACTATTACATCTTTCCTAGATACCGATTCTTTTTCTGGTTGTTGATGACGCCAGATATGTAAAATCGTAGCAATTCTTGCAACTAACCCATGCAGTTTTCGGATGTAAGCATGATAATGTTCTTGATTTTTTGAAACTTCTTTTTGTCTTATTTCAAAATGTTCTTGAATGTCATTGAGTTCAAGAATTGCTTCTTGCGAAAAATCTATTTCTACGAGTTCCCGTCTCGCTTCCTGCGTATAACTGCTTTGGAGCAAATCTTTTATATGTTCAATATATTTATTATAGTCAGTTTTTCCTGGCGCATCTTCAACTATTTTATGATATTTTCCACCAAAGCAAACTGCAAATCTTGGAGTTAGGCCATGTAATCCAAGTCGCTTGTTTGAATATAGTTGTCGCGCTATATCAGGGTTTATCACAAGTCCGATATTGAAGAATGGGTTTTTAAACGACTTTGTTCCATCGCGCTTGGTTTCCGTTATAAACTTTTCATAGTTATACGCTTTTGTAAAAATATCCAACGGCGATCTAGACGCAAATACGAGGTGCAAGAATGTGTTGCCTTCTGCGCTCGCAAAAGTAGTACCGCCTCCATTATTTTGCATTGTTTCATAGAGTTTGGGGAAAGAACTATTTTCTGTAAAAAGTACTGGAAGTGCGCTTATTTCGTCAATGTTGTAATATGCATCTATTGTTTCATAGTCATGTTGAATTCTTTCGGCA
This region includes:
- a CDS encoding DUF927 domain-containing protein, coding for MASAVRPAINSIAPEAIQQSGHEEIHAPFLLYAAVVFPFGIYSTRITPKGKFSMDKSRFVYAGIPGPGSGPWQFIEDTRESRSQALDEGCKAFTTTSFNFEPEKGKAEPLRFGDLWLDIDCKEAPFLAVIAARSFVRDLVFAYDGFDPAMLDYFMSGSKGVHIRIPAEMFGGENGHPFLPRIHYKMLKRHFSQASHNQRLAMLALGVSIPDEVNEKTIDEIVDYNLYSNGKGHLLRAPNIKRPDGRYKVQVSVEEFLERDVDYLLDLTREPRATSIPLVPPTTTGMTALFDYALMNWQSLEPRPYNLQSLSACQFMHHCHENAAKLSEPEWFMMLRVLAPLGEKGLELAQEYSRPYPGYSEQNTRSKFLHALYKGYPANCEEIQKIFQCNPRCKVRSPLELERKRQSDAVVVAESFSLKTDGLYYSSSRGMLEDDGFKVCSPLKILGRMRNTDGTGWARLVELVTPDGKANKLNIPMRDCVGRCDNVLALLCDNGLELTGGKMGKFVMDYLRLAATDKVFINVERLGWHGNRYVLPDEIFGEGGNEEINYTQENGLFNCAGDLAEWQEHVGRCCLGNTLLMLVTAFALTGPLLRPCEVEGGGLHLFGPSSTGKTTLALLAGSLCGGNADKGYIRQWNTTANAGEYTAVQHNDGLLVMDESGEATAEALYKLMYMLFNGQGKQRMRPDSTQRKAYHWLIQLLSTGEQTIDEKIEETGKLRAMAGQSVRVVNLPIDGGKGKNAYSSLNGFANEAALSEHLKKAAKRYYGTPLRAFLTALCGANSNELDANLAEIKEGIEKFAKGCCPDVSCGQVRRVAVKFGLIAAAGIFASKHDILPWTPEESSDAVAEWFKVWLDERGGIGNLEIMKALERFKDFIARHGRSRFVEVDSLGESMRDLAGYRWEDKGEQMFFMNIPTFNDLAKGVNKHELLDHMKQQGWLLMNDKGNLVTTKWIKGHNVRGYGFILSAWDGEAGRGKSLSPEANVNMSFGDDF
- a CDS encoding DUF3987 domain-containing protein, whose protein sequence is MEEKTNKYIESIRQPKKIEKTYASNDKSSLLDDPNLAKLLHETDYLQAYIKYESARREANRINSEKYLRDELQTLKDNLDSRFISEHEMFPTKSDISSDDIPEELKDIVIYIAGRTGWNYLPVLLLILFSISSATRGKYVGKINDAWSEAIVIYGLICAESGNMKSNVLKMVMQPHYLFEDKKQNEHADHLSNPANKASRQLARNIARKQSQKKHCENLKINKESLQEFAERIQHDYETIDAYYNIDEISALPVLFTENSSFPKLYETMQNNGGGTTFASAEGNTFLHLVFASRSPLDIFTKAYNYEKFITETKRDGTKSFKNPFFNIGLVINPDIARQLYSNKRLGLHGLTPRFAVCFGGKYHKIVEDAPGKTDYNKYIEHIKDLLQSSYTQEARRELVEIDFSQEAILELNDIQEHFEIRQKEVSKNQEHYHAYIRKLHGLVARIATILHIWRHQQPEKESVSRKDVIVADKIVRQLNTHAEYAFSPSGLSAYYDAQKIIDWITRHRHSFFTSTDVAKGIENMKNENIFPALDALEKLNIIRQHIEPQKARLCVVHKDFLMKSLISSLLP